A window of the Equus asinus isolate D_3611 breed Donkey chromosome 20, EquAss-T2T_v2, whole genome shotgun sequence genome harbors these coding sequences:
- the KCNE3 gene encoding potassium voltage-gated channel subfamily E member 3 has product METTNGTETWYESLHTVLKALNATLHSNLLCRPGPDNLTEERQARLPGRDDNSYMYILFVMFLFAVTVGSLVLGYTRSRKVDKRSDPYHVYIKNRVSMI; this is encoded by the coding sequence ATGGAGACCACCAATGGGACGGAGACCTGGTATGAGAGCCTGCACACTGTGCTGAAGGCTCTAAATGCCACTCTTCACAGCAACTTGCTCTGTCGGCCGGGGCCAGACAACCTGACCGAGGAGCGGCAGGCCAGGCTACCTGGCCGTGATGACAACTCCTACATGTACATTCTCTTTGTCATGTTCCTATTTGCTGTTACTGTCGGCAGCCTTGTTCTGGGATATACTCGCTCCCGCAAAGTGGACAAGCGCAGCGACCCCTATCACGTGTACATCAAGAACCGTGTGTCTATGATCTGA